A stretch of Eschrichtius robustus isolate mEscRob2 chromosome 6, mEscRob2.pri, whole genome shotgun sequence DNA encodes these proteins:
- the LOC137765932 gene encoding proline-rich protein HaeIII subfamily 1-like: MGRHQDPLGTGPAHQQGKQQLQDPRAPQPKTLGPRSVRQWASPSPGTHWTLASHTSGQAPALGSPVAQPCLPTGQHKPRDSLGPGPAPQQANTSFGVPQTLQPDMSGTGPAHQQADTRPETPSSATTPPKPSSAHQWASTSPGTTPPPPPPGPCSQQPHDPALPISSQQPPLKAGPGNQPDLEPATPTRLPTVVSQPQQKNPCNPNR, from the coding sequence atgGGTAGGCACCAGGACCCCCTGGGCACTGGCCCAGCCCACCAACAGGGAAAACAACAACTCCAGGACCCCAGGGCCCCGCAGCCAAAGACTCTGGGACCCAGATCTGTCCGCCAGTGGGCCAGCCCTAGCCCTGGGACCCACTGGACCTTGGCCTCacacaccagtgggcaggcaccagctcTGGGCTCCCCTGTGGCCCAGCCCTGCCTACCAACAGGTCAGCACAAGCCCCGAGActccctgggccctggccctgcccctcaGCAAGCCAACACCAGCTTTGGGGTACCCCAGACCCTGCAGCCAGACATGTCAGGAACTGGCCCTGCCCATCAGCAGGCTGACACTAGACCTGAGACCCCCAGCTCTGCAACCACCCCTCCAAAaccaagctctgcccaccagtgggccagcactagtcCTGGGactactcccccacccccacccccagggccttgCAGCCAGCAGCCTCATGACCCAGCTCTGCCCATCAGTAGCCAGCAGCCTCCActcaaggcagggcctggcaaccaaccagacctGGAGCCAGCCACGCCTACCAGactgcccacagtagtcagccagCCACAACAGAAGAACCCATGCAACCCAAACAGATGA